In Nocardioides nitrophenolicus, the genomic window GTCCCAATGGGACTTGAGCACGCCGGCCTGGACCTGTTCCTCGTCGATCGTGTCCTCGCGGAGGACGCTGGTCGCCTGCATGTAGAGCTTCGAGTGAATGAAGCGCCTAAGGCGCGGCGTTCCGGGCGAGAGGGTGGGGCACTCCGTGAGTCCTGACTTTCGGCTGTTGCGGTCGATGAACAGACGCGTGGTGATGTCTGTGAGTACGGAGAACTTGAACGTCTCAGGCACCAGTCGCTGAACCAGGTCAAGCGCGTAGCCGTGCATCGTTCCCACGTACATCTCGGCGATGCCTTGGGGGCTCACTCCCTCGGATTCGAGGACAGTGTGGATCCGCTCCTTGAGCTCGGCCGCAGCCTTTTCGGTGAACGTGAAGGCGATGACGTTGCGCGGATCGACACCCGGCTGCTTAAGGATCTCGGCCACCCGCTGAGAGATCACTTGAGTCTTGCCGGACCCCGCGCACGCGATGATCTGGAGCGGCTCGTCCAGGCAGGCAATGGCCGCTGCTTGTGCTTCGGTGTACGCAGTCATGACTTAGCCGAGGCCGCCGCATGTGCCTTAGCCGCCGCAGAGGACTTCTCGATCTTGGCGATTCGAGCGTTGATCTCCTCGGCAAGCCAGACGAGCGGGCTTGTGTGTGCGGGCTTCATCAGGCCGGGCAGGATGGCCAGTGCCTCAAACTTGCCTGTCGTGCTGAGTTGGAAGTGCCACTTTCCATCGCACTTCTGCTTCGAGTCGATCGCCTCGAGTTCGCCGATGCGCTTAATCACGTCTTCCCAGAGCGACGACGGAATCAGGTCCTCGATCTCGGCGTCGTGCCCCTTGAGGCACCTATCCGGCCACGCCGCCAGGGTCACGAGGTCCTTGCTCTTCGCCCACCCGAAGTCCTCGAGCTTGGAGATGGCCGCCCGACCGTGGTCATCATGGTCGAGGATCGCGATGACCGGCTTCTCCGTCGCCGAGCGCGCAAGGATCGCTTGAAATACGACTCGTTTGGCGCCGCCTGCGCTGATGATGTGGATCCCGTCCAGCAGTTCCTCGCGCGCAGCCGCCTCACAAGCGATGCGGAGGAACTCGCCATCCGTGTATCCCTCGGTGATCACCACTGCTCGTGTGCCGGCCGGGATCGTAAGCGCGCGTTCTAGCACGCCCGCCATGCCGGCGTCACGGTAGAGCGACCCGATCAACTCCGCGCGGCTCTGATCTCCTGCGCAGCAGGCGGCCTTGCTGGTCACGCCATCCGGCCGCTTCCGAAGCTCGGTGATCGACGCGTCGGCGCGCCTCGAGAGAACGTAGGGCGAGTGAGTGGTGACCAACAGCGAGACGTCGGCCCGAGTGGCCAACTCCTCCAGCTGCTCCATGATCGCCTCTTGGGCGGCGGGATGGAGGAACGCCTCGGGTTCCTCGACTGCCAGTACCAGCGATCGCCTGCTCTGCTCAGCGAGGTACTGGAGCATCGAGACGAGCACAGCGCCCCGCACCCCAGTTCCCTTGTCGATCAACTGCGTCGTCACTAGGTCGCCAAGCTGCACGTCGACCGAGGAGAGTGTCTCGGCGACCGAGGGCAGCTCGGGCACCAGCGTCGCGGCCCCGATTTCCGGGAACATGGCACCGACCCGTTCCTCGATCTGCGCCCTGAGCGGTTCGAGAAGTTCTGCTTGCAGGGCCGCGAGGTACTCGGAACGAGCCTGCTCCGCCTTACCGAGCTCCTCGCCGAGGTGGTCGGCAATAACGAGCTGCAGGATCTGCCGGAACTTGCCCTGCAACAGCGACTCAAGATCCTCGCCGCTGTGAACGACGGCTGATCGCACAACCGAACGGAACTGTGCCTCGAGCTTCAGGTGTTCCTGGCTGTCGGCTGGCAGGGATGCGGCGCCGTAGCCCTTGGCCTGGAACGTCGTCTGTCGCCCGCCTTGTCCAGTGAAGGACGTGACCATACGGACCTCGCGGTCTGCAGCGTAGGTCTGGATCTTGCCGGTCGTCGCGCCCTTCCGCGCCTTCCGAACGGCAAGCTCGTAGTCCTTCGCACGACGCAAGAGCGTGACTTCGGGGCTTGTCTTCCCGACATGGAAGGTCAGCGTGATCCGAGTAGTCGGGGGCGCCCCCACGGCCCCCGGCCGTGCAGGACGGTCCCGT contains:
- a CDS encoding AAA family ATPase encodes the protein MKLTHVRIKDFRSFSGEHEFDVSSGVNYFVGPNNCGKSNLVRALELALDPDARYVAERDRPARPGAVGAPPTTRITLTFHVGKTSPEVTLLRRAKDYELAVRKARKGATTGKIQTYAADREVRMVTSFTGQGGRQTTFQAKGYGAASLPADSQEHLKLEAQFRSVVRSAVVHSGEDLESLLQGKFRQILQLVIADHLGEELGKAEQARSEYLAALQAELLEPLRAQIEERVGAMFPEIGAATLVPELPSVAETLSSVDVQLGDLVTTQLIDKGTGVRGAVLVSMLQYLAEQSRRSLVLAVEEPEAFLHPAAQEAIMEQLEELATRADVSLLVTTHSPYVLSRRADASITELRKRPDGVTSKAACCAGDQSRAELIGSLYRDAGMAGVLERALTIPAGTRAVVITEGYTDGEFLRIACEAAAREELLDGIHIISAGGAKRVVFQAILARSATEKPVIAILDHDDHGRAAISKLEDFGWAKSKDLVTLAAWPDRCLKGHDAEIEDLIPSSLWEDVIKRIGELEAIDSKQKCDGKWHFQLSTTGKFEALAILPGLMKPAHTSPLVWLAEEINARIAKIEKSSAAAKAHAAASAKS